The proteins below are encoded in one region of Streptomyces marianii:
- the cbiQ gene encoding cobalt ECF transporter T component CbiQ has protein sequence MLPIDAAAHSSRWRRRHPCEKAALGLGLTVCAVSLPPWPGAVLVAAAAVAVLLGPAGVAPRQLWRAWRIPLGFCVTGAIPLLFSVGGPDGFVVLAPDGPAHAVRLLLRTSAASLGVLLFAFTTPVSDLLPRLVRAGVPGPVVDVALVMYRIGFLLLDTVHRVRQAQAARLGHTTRAAAWRSLAGLAATAFVRAFDRAQRLQTGLAGRGYDGTLRVLVPPATVSARFLAATAGLLAGIVALTLVLERSVL, from the coding sequence ATGCTGCCGATCGACGCGGCGGCGCACAGCAGCCGCTGGCGCCGCCGTCATCCGTGCGAGAAGGCGGCACTCGGGCTAGGGCTGACGGTCTGCGCCGTCTCACTGCCGCCGTGGCCGGGTGCCGTCCTGGTCGCCGCGGCGGCCGTGGCCGTACTGCTCGGGCCCGCCGGGGTGGCGCCGCGGCAGCTGTGGCGAGCGTGGCGCATTCCGCTGGGGTTCTGCGTCACGGGTGCGATTCCGCTGCTGTTCTCGGTGGGCGGCCCGGACGGATTCGTGGTGCTCGCGCCCGACGGCCCCGCCCACGCCGTACGGCTCCTGCTGCGGACGTCCGCCGCCTCGCTCGGGGTGCTGCTGTTCGCGTTCACCACGCCGGTGTCGGACCTGCTGCCGAGGCTGGTCCGGGCCGGGGTGCCCGGGCCCGTCGTGGACGTGGCCCTCGTGATGTACCGGATCGGCTTTCTGCTGCTCGACACCGTGCACCGGGTCCGGCAGGCCCAGGCGGCCCGGCTCGGGCACACGACCCGGGCGGCGGCCTGGCGGTCCCTCGCCGGGCTCGCCGCGACCGCGTTCGTGCGGGCCTTCGACCGGGCCCAGCGGCTGCAGACCGGGCTCGCCGGGCGCGGCTACGACGGGACGCTGCGGGTCCTGGTGCCGCCCGCGACGGTGTCGGCCCGCTTCCTGGCGGCGACCGCCGGGCTGCTCGCGGGGATCGTCGCCCTCACCCTCGTATTGGAAAGGTCCGTACTGTGA
- a CDS encoding energy-coupling factor ABC transporter substrate-binding protein produces MSRNAKINTLLLAIVAALAALPLALGLGDHKEEPFTGADGEAETAITEIAPDYEPWFAPLYEPPSGEVESALFALQAALGAGVLAYYFGLRKGRRQGEARAAAAGDGRAPGSGSAGAAGSVGSGA; encoded by the coding sequence ATGAGCCGTAACGCGAAGATCAACACGCTGCTGCTGGCGATCGTGGCGGCGCTGGCGGCGCTGCCGCTCGCCCTCGGCCTGGGCGACCACAAGGAGGAACCCTTCACGGGCGCCGACGGGGAGGCGGAGACCGCCATCACGGAGATCGCGCCGGACTACGAGCCCTGGTTCGCGCCGCTGTACGAACCCCCTTCCGGGGAGGTCGAGTCGGCGCTGTTCGCCCTCCAGGCGGCTCTGGGTGCCGGTGTCCTGGCGTACTACTTCGGGCTGCGCAAGGGGCGCCGGCAGGGTGAGGCGCGGGCGGCGGCCGCCGGGGACGGGCGGGCGCCGGGCAGCGGCTCCGCCGGTGCGGCCGGTTCCGTCGGCTCGGGCGCGTAG
- a CDS encoding energy-coupling factor ABC transporter permease has translation MHIAEGYLPPVHAAAWGVASAPFVIHGVRALTREVRANPESTLLLGASGAFTFVLSALKIPSVTGSCSHPTGTGLGAILFRPPIMAVLGTITLLFQALLLAHGGLTTLGANVFSMAIVGPWAGFAVYALLRRSGVPLMVGVFFGAFVADLSTYCVTSVQLALAFPDPGSGVVGALAKFGGIFALTQIPLAVSEGLLTVLVMRLLVQSSKGELTRLGVLLQGGAEKEAAVR, from the coding sequence ATGCATATAGCCGAGGGGTATCTGCCCCCTGTGCACGCGGCCGCCTGGGGCGTCGCGTCCGCCCCCTTCGTGATCCACGGCGTACGGGCGCTCACCCGTGAGGTCAGGGCGAATCCCGAGTCCACCCTGCTGCTCGGCGCGTCGGGCGCCTTCACTTTCGTCCTGTCGGCGCTCAAGATCCCGTCCGTGACCGGCAGTTGCTCGCACCCGACCGGCACGGGGCTGGGCGCGATCCTGTTCCGGCCACCGATCATGGCCGTGCTCGGCACGATCACCCTGCTCTTCCAGGCGCTGCTGCTGGCCCACGGCGGACTGACCACGCTCGGTGCGAACGTGTTCTCGATGGCGATCGTCGGACCGTGGGCCGGGTTCGCGGTGTACGCGCTGCTGCGGCGGTCCGGAGTGCCGCTGATGGTGGGCGTGTTCTTCGGCGCGTTCGTCGCGGACCTGTCCACGTACTGCGTCACCAGCGTGCAGCTGGCGCTGGCGTTCCCCGACCCGGGCAGCGGCGTGGTCGGCGCCCTGGCCAAGTTCGGCGGCATCTTCGCGCTCACCCAGATCCCGCTGGCCGTCAGCGAGGGCCTGCTCACCGTGCTGGTGATGCGGCTGCTCGTGCAGTCCAGCAAGGGTGAGCTGACCCGCCTCGGAGTGCTCCTCCAGGGCGGGGCCGAGAAGGAGGCCGCGGTCCGATGA
- a CDS encoding PTS-dependent dihydroxyacetone kinase phosphotransferase subunit DhaM: MTGPVGIVLVSHSAQVAESVADLARRLAGAGDAVPVAAAGGVADGGLGTSPELTARAAHQVDRGAGVAVLVDIGSAVLTVKALLAEGDELPEGTRLVDAPFVEGAVAAVVTAAAGADLDAVEAAAVEAYDYRKV, from the coding sequence ATGACCGGCCCGGTCGGGATCGTCCTCGTCTCGCACAGCGCGCAGGTCGCGGAGTCGGTCGCCGACCTCGCCAGGAGGCTGGCCGGCGCGGGCGACGCCGTGCCGGTCGCCGCGGCGGGCGGGGTCGCGGACGGTGGTCTCGGCACCAGTCCGGAGCTGACGGCACGTGCCGCGCACCAGGTGGACAGGGGCGCCGGGGTGGCCGTGCTGGTCGACATCGGCAGCGCCGTGCTGACGGTCAAGGCGCTGCTGGCCGAGGGCGACGAACTTCCGGAGGGGACCAGGCTGGTGGACGCGCCGTTCGTGGAGGGCGCCGTGGCCGCGGTGGTCACCGCGGCCGCCGGTGCGGATCTGGACGCGGTGGAGGCGGCGGCCGTGGAGGCGTACGACTACCGCAAGGTGTGA
- the dhaL gene encoding dihydroxyacetone kinase subunit DhaL, translating into MLDADFFLRWMNALADAVDREAGRLTELDAAIGDADHGTNLQRGFTAVRAALEKDAPDTPGAVLMLTGRQLISTVGGASGPLYGTLLRRAGKALGEEAEVSRAQLAEALRAGIAAVAQLGGAKAGDKTMLDALEPAAAALDESFAAAREAADEGAAATVPMLARKGRASYLGERSIGHQDPGATSSALLVGALEEAAR; encoded by the coding sequence GTGCTCGACGCGGATTTCTTCCTCCGCTGGATGAACGCCCTGGCCGATGCGGTGGACCGCGAGGCGGGCCGGCTGACCGAGCTCGACGCCGCGATCGGGGACGCCGACCACGGAACCAATCTGCAGCGGGGTTTCACGGCGGTGAGGGCGGCGCTGGAGAAGGACGCGCCGGACACCCCCGGTGCCGTACTGATGCTGACCGGGCGGCAGTTGATCTCGACGGTCGGCGGGGCGTCGGGGCCGCTGTACGGGACGCTGCTGCGGCGGGCCGGCAAGGCGCTCGGTGAAGAGGCCGAGGTGTCGCGGGCGCAGCTCGCCGAGGCGCTGCGCGCGGGGATCGCGGCGGTGGCGCAGCTCGGCGGCGCGAAGGCCGGGGACAAGACGATGCTGGACGCACTGGAGCCCGCGGCCGCGGCGCTGGACGAGTCCTTCGCGGCCGCGCGGGAGGCCGCCGACGAGGGCGCGGCGGCGACCGTGCCGATGCTGGCCCGCAAGGGCCGGGCGAGCTATCTGGGCGAGCGCAGCATCGGGCACCAGGATCCGGGGGCGACGTCCTCCGCCCTGCTGGTCGGGGCCCTCGAGGAGGCCGCGCGATGA
- the dhaK gene encoding dihydroxyacetone kinase subunit DhaK yields MRMLINVPETVVADGLRGLAAAHPGLNVDVENRVVVRGDAPVAGKVGLVSGGGSGHEPLHGGFVGAGMLSAACPGEVFTSPVPDQMARAAAAVDSGAGVLFVVKNYTGDVLNFDMAQELAEDEGVQVAKVLVNDDVAVQDSLYTAGRRGTGATLFVEKIAGAAAEEGAPLERVEAVARRVNEGSRSFGVALSAVTTPAKGTPTFDLPSGELELGIGIHGEPGRERRPMMTSREIADFAVNAVLEDLQPSSPVLALVNGMGATPLLELYGFNAEVHRVLAERGVPVARTLVGNYVTSLDMAGCSVTLCEADEEILRLWDAPVETPALRWGR; encoded by the coding sequence ATGAGGATGCTCATCAACGTCCCCGAGACGGTCGTGGCCGACGGCCTGCGCGGTCTGGCCGCGGCGCACCCCGGGCTGAACGTCGACGTGGAGAACAGGGTCGTGGTGCGGGGGGACGCTCCGGTCGCGGGCAAGGTGGGCCTGGTGTCCGGCGGCGGGTCGGGACACGAGCCCCTGCACGGCGGGTTCGTGGGGGCAGGGATGCTCTCGGCGGCGTGCCCCGGCGAGGTCTTCACGTCGCCGGTGCCGGACCAGATGGCCCGCGCCGCGGCGGCGGTGGACAGCGGGGCGGGTGTGCTCTTCGTGGTGAAGAACTACACCGGCGACGTGCTGAACTTCGACATGGCGCAGGAACTCGCCGAGGACGAGGGCGTCCAGGTGGCCAAGGTGCTCGTCAACGACGACGTGGCCGTGCAGGACAGCCTCTACACGGCGGGCCGACGCGGTACGGGCGCGACGCTCTTCGTGGAGAAGATCGCGGGCGCCGCGGCGGAGGAGGGTGCACCGCTGGAGCGGGTCGAGGCCGTCGCCCGCCGGGTCAACGAGGGGTCGCGCAGCTTCGGTGTCGCGCTCAGCGCCGTCACGACCCCGGCCAAGGGCACCCCGACGTTCGATCTGCCGTCCGGTGAGCTGGAGTTGGGGATCGGCATCCACGGCGAGCCCGGCCGGGAGAGGCGGCCGATGATGACGTCGCGGGAGATCGCGGACTTCGCGGTGAACGCGGTCCTGGAGGATCTGCAGCCGTCCAGTCCGGTGCTGGCGCTGGTCAACGGCATGGGCGCGACACCACTGCTGGAGCTGTACGGGTTCAACGCGGAGGTCCACCGGGTGCTCGCCGAGCGCGGAGTGCCGGTGGCCCGGACCCTGGTCGGCAACTACGTCACCTCGCTCGACATGGCCGGCTGCTCGGTGACGCTGTGCGAGGCGGACGAGGAGATCCTGCGGCTGTGGGACGCCCCCGTGGAGACGCCCGCGCTGCGCTGGGGCCGCTGA
- a CDS encoding baeRF3 domain-containing protein — MHPALSSDDLVRLRRQRPYPAVSVIMPTHRREPDNAQDPVRLRNLMTEAKEQLKADPAVTRDTRIDVSEQLDRALAEIDLVHAEDGLVVFAAPGEHEVWTLGRPVPERVVLSDTYLTRNLVSAQAAERPYWVLAVASDRATLWSGAADRLTEERTGAFPMSRPAENFDAERQERIGDVPSTFRDEDTRHFLREADTALASVLKADPRPLYVTGEPAALALLDDVGTAAKGQAVHAPRGGVAGGSADAVWQAVRPSVEARAQQEVSGVLEELDRARGRRAFAAGVDEIRQNVETGRVALLAVEENYRETVRDTGAHLLPADTGDLDALVDVVDEIVEKSLETGAQVRFVPDGTLVGMGGIASALRY; from the coding sequence ATGCACCCAGCCCTCAGCTCCGACGACCTGGTCCGGCTCCGCCGGCAGCGCCCCTATCCCGCGGTGTCGGTGATCATGCCCACGCACCGCCGCGAGCCGGACAACGCGCAGGACCCGGTCCGGCTGCGCAACCTCATGACCGAGGCCAAGGAGCAGCTCAAGGCCGATCCCGCCGTCACCCGGGACACCCGGATCGACGTGTCCGAGCAGCTCGACCGGGCGCTGGCCGAGATCGACCTGGTGCACGCGGAGGACGGGCTCGTGGTCTTCGCCGCGCCGGGCGAGCACGAGGTGTGGACGCTCGGCCGGCCGGTGCCCGAGCGCGTGGTGCTGTCGGACACCTATCTGACCCGCAACCTCGTCTCGGCACAGGCCGCCGAGCGCCCCTACTGGGTCCTGGCGGTCGCGTCGGACCGGGCCACCCTGTGGAGCGGCGCGGCCGACCGCCTCACCGAGGAGCGCACCGGGGCCTTCCCGATGTCCCGCCCCGCGGAGAACTTCGACGCCGAGCGCCAGGAGCGGATCGGCGATGTGCCCAGCACCTTCCGGGACGAGGACACCCGGCACTTCCTGCGGGAGGCCGACACGGCGCTCGCCTCGGTGCTGAAGGCCGACCCGCGGCCGCTGTACGTGACCGGCGAGCCCGCCGCGCTCGCGCTCCTCGACGACGTCGGCACGGCCGCGAAGGGCCAGGCCGTCCACGCGCCCCGGGGCGGGGTGGCGGGCGGCTCCGCCGACGCGGTCTGGCAGGCGGTGCGGCCGTCCGTCGAGGCCCGCGCGCAGCAGGAGGTCTCCGGCGTTCTCGAGGAGCTGGACCGGGCCAGGGGCAGGCGTGCTTTCGCCGCCGGAGTCGACGAGATCCGCCAGAACGTGGAGACGGGCCGGGTCGCGCTGCTCGCCGTGGAGGAGAACTACCGCGAGACGGTGCGGGACACCGGCGCCCACCTCCTGCCCGCTGACACCGGCGACCTGGACGCGCTGGTCGACGTCGTGGACGAGATCGTCGAGAAGTCCCTGGAGACGGGGGCGCAGGTGCGGTTCGTCCCCGACGGCACGCTTGTGGGGATGGGCGGCATCGCGAGCGCGCTGCGCTACTGA
- a CDS encoding alpha/beta fold hydrolase: MTDPLELELPVDGGTLRVLRFGTGPRTAVAAHGITASGMSFRALARHLHPDWSLFALDLRGRGGSADAPGPYGFDAHAADLCAAAERWGDGAPVAVTGQSMGACVALRAAARRPELFDRLLMIDGGLPMPLEEGADPDALLDASMGPILARLSRTFESDEAYVDLFRTHPALGPEWNDDIEAFVRYDITGPAGARRSRAQEGPVRLDGRALLTSAPALAEDLARLAVPAMLLHAPRGLTGAEPGMLSGALVAHWTARTPRLTAEAVPDCNHYTILMGPRAKTVADRLVGMA, from the coding sequence ATGACCGACCCCCTCGAGCTCGAACTCCCCGTCGACGGCGGGACGCTGCGCGTCCTGCGGTTCGGAACCGGGCCGCGCACGGCGGTCGCGGCGCACGGCATCACCGCGTCGGGGATGTCGTTCCGCGCTCTCGCCCGCCATCTGCACCCCGACTGGTCGTTGTTCGCCCTCGATCTCCGGGGCCGGGGCGGCAGCGCGGACGCCCCGGGGCCGTACGGCTTCGACGCCCACGCCGCCGATCTGTGCGCGGCGGCCGAGCGCTGGGGCGACGGCGCGCCCGTCGCGGTCACGGGCCAGTCGATGGGGGCGTGCGTGGCGCTGCGGGCCGCCGCGCGCCGCCCGGAGCTCTTCGACCGGTTGCTGATGATCGACGGGGGACTGCCGATGCCCCTGGAGGAGGGCGCCGATCCCGACGCCCTACTCGACGCCTCGATGGGGCCGATCCTCGCGCGGCTGTCCCGGACGTTCGAGAGCGACGAGGCGTACGTGGACCTCTTCCGCACCCATCCCGCCCTCGGCCCCGAATGGAACGACGACATCGAGGCGTTCGTCCGCTACGACATCACGGGCCCCGCCGGCGCCCGCCGCTCCCGCGCCCAGGAGGGCCCGGTCCGCCTCGACGGCCGTGCGCTGCTCACCTCGGCACCGGCCCTCGCCGAGGACCTGGCGCGGCTCGCGGTGCCGGCGATGCTGCTGCACGCGCCCCGAGGGCTGACGGGGGCGGAGCCGGGGATGCTGTCCGGCGCGCTGGTCGCGCACTGGACGGCCCGGACGCCGCGGCTGACGGCGGAGGCGGTGCCGGACTGCAACCACTACACGATCCTCATGGGCCCTCGGGCGAAGACGGTCGCCGACCGGCTCGTGGGCATGGCGTGA
- a CDS encoding FadR/GntR family transcriptional regulator, whose protein sequence is MEALPRETVVDVLEGRLREDILTGRHPAGSYLPPERRLADGYGVTRTTLKHAFGRLVQAGLLETRHGVGTRVRDFARLGGADLLPMLVRHDARWVREVFEVRRSIGALIAERAALRATAAQRAELGALLAAVRAAEGGDAVQLADIEVHRSLARATGNRVYGLLTNTLFNAYLPVRAALVGPFNDAAAAHARLEPVVAAVHSGDAPAARRAAEAYLAETERIMLDGLV, encoded by the coding sequence GTGGAGGCACTGCCCCGCGAGACGGTCGTCGACGTCCTGGAGGGCCGGCTGAGGGAGGACATCCTCACCGGCCGTCACCCGGCCGGCAGCTATCTGCCGCCGGAACGCAGACTGGCCGACGGCTACGGCGTCACCCGCACCACCCTCAAGCACGCCTTCGGGCGCCTCGTCCAGGCAGGACTGCTGGAGACGCGGCACGGAGTGGGCACCCGGGTCCGTGACTTCGCCCGGCTCGGCGGGGCGGATCTACTCCCCATGCTCGTGCGGCACGACGCCCGCTGGGTCCGCGAGGTCTTCGAAGTCCGCCGCAGCATCGGTGCGTTGATCGCCGAGCGGGCCGCCCTACGGGCCACCGCCGCGCAGCGGGCCGAACTCGGCGCGCTGCTGGCGGCCGTGCGCGCCGCCGAGGGCGGTGACGCGGTCCAGCTCGCGGATATCGAGGTGCACCGCTCGCTCGCCCGCGCGACCGGCAACCGGGTCTACGGCCTGCTCACCAACACGCTCTTCAACGCCTATCTGCCCGTACGGGCCGCGCTCGTCGGCCCGTTCAACGACGCCGCGGCCGCCCACGCGCGGTTGGAACCCGTGGTGGCGGCGGTGCACTCCGGCGACGCTCCCGCCGCGCGGCGGGCGGCGGAGGCCTATCTCGCCGAGACCGAACGGATCATGCTGGACGGCCTCGTATGA
- a CDS encoding GMC family oxidoreductase — protein sequence MNLAGFVASLIADDGTAGWPGRVPARLDAVLDSMPLPARAGIRSAARALDACAVVRTGRGLDALTTGERESVLASLAARPALLPLLDVLKVPVLLAAGTEHMLQRPAPARRIVRTDPPLDCAPAGEWPDRSTADAVVVGSGAGGATAARTLARAGLNVVVLEEGRHHTTASFAGRAPLERFADLYRDGGATVALGRPPLLLPVGRAVGGTTVVNSGTCYRTPDHVAERWTKGFGFVLAERLGPCLDEVERLLNVATQPLDVLGRNGRIALAGAEHLGWRAAPLRRNAPGCLGSCQCVVGCPTGAKQSVQLSVLPDACAAGARIVTGARVRRVLVDADRPGGPRAAGVRVRREDGGDFEILAPLVVVAAGALQSPPLLRRSGLGGHPRLGRNLSVHPATSVAGRFDEPVTAWEGVLQSVGVEEHHDGGVLIEATATPPGMGSFVLPGLGGELRRELEDADGLATLGAMIADRPSGRVLGRDRTLLRYDLERRDGARLMRAVRAMGEILFAAGAREVLTGIPTAPRARDLGELDAVLAGAGPRKLHLSAYHPTGTVAAGSDPEHSPADATGRLRGVAGVLVADASVLPGCPEVNPQLSIMAAALAVTEAHLER from the coding sequence ATGAACCTCGCCGGCTTCGTCGCCTCCCTCATCGCCGACGACGGCACCGCCGGCTGGCCGGGGCGGGTGCCCGCACGGCTCGACGCCGTGCTGGACTCGATGCCCCTGCCCGCGCGTGCCGGGATACGTTCCGCCGCCCGTGCCCTCGACGCCTGCGCCGTCGTCCGCACCGGCCGCGGTCTCGACGCCCTCACCACCGGCGAACGGGAGTCCGTCCTGGCCTCCCTCGCCGCTCGCCCCGCGCTCCTGCCCCTGCTCGACGTGCTCAAGGTGCCCGTCCTGCTCGCCGCCGGCACGGAGCACATGCTCCAGCGGCCGGCGCCGGCCCGGCGGATCGTGCGGACGGACCCGCCGCTGGACTGCGCACCCGCCGGCGAGTGGCCGGACCGTTCCACCGCCGACGCCGTGGTCGTCGGCTCCGGCGCGGGCGGTGCCACGGCCGCGCGGACCCTTGCCCGTGCCGGGCTCAACGTCGTCGTCCTGGAAGAGGGCCGGCACCACACCACCGCCTCCTTCGCCGGACGCGCCCCGCTCGAACGGTTCGCCGATCTCTACCGTGACGGCGGCGCCACCGTCGCCCTGGGCCGCCCGCCGCTGCTGCTCCCGGTCGGCCGGGCCGTCGGCGGCACCACCGTCGTCAACTCGGGGACCTGCTACCGCACCCCGGACCACGTCGCCGAACGCTGGACCAAGGGCTTCGGATTCGTCCTCGCCGAACGCCTCGGCCCCTGTCTCGACGAGGTCGAACGCCTCCTGAACGTCGCGACCCAGCCGCTCGACGTCCTCGGCCGCAACGGCCGGATCGCCCTCGCCGGGGCCGAGCACCTCGGATGGCGAGCCGCGCCCCTGCGCCGCAACGCACCGGGCTGCCTGGGCTCCTGCCAGTGCGTCGTCGGCTGCCCGACCGGGGCCAAGCAGAGCGTCCAGCTCTCCGTACTGCCCGACGCCTGCGCCGCCGGGGCCCGCATCGTCACCGGGGCGCGGGTACGGCGCGTCCTGGTGGACGCCGACCGCCCCGGCGGCCCCCGCGCCGCCGGAGTGCGCGTACGGCGCGAGGACGGGGGCGACTTCGAGATCCTCGCCCCGCTGGTCGTCGTCGCCGCGGGCGCCCTCCAGTCGCCGCCCCTGCTCCGGCGGTCCGGCCTCGGCGGACACCCCCGGCTCGGCCGCAACCTCAGCGTCCACCCCGCGACCAGCGTCGCCGGGCGCTTCGACGAGCCCGTCACGGCCTGGGAGGGCGTGCTGCAGAGCGTCGGCGTGGAGGAGCACCACGACGGCGGCGTGCTGATCGAGGCGACGGCGACCCCGCCCGGCATGGGCTCCTTCGTACTGCCGGGACTCGGCGGCGAGCTGCGGCGGGAACTGGAGGACGCCGACGGGCTCGCCACCCTGGGTGCGATGATCGCCGACCGGCCCTCGGGCCGGGTCCTGGGCCGCGATCGCACCCTGCTGCGCTACGACCTGGAACGGCGGGACGGCGCCCGGCTGATGCGCGCCGTACGTGCGATGGGGGAGATCCTGTTCGCCGCCGGCGCCCGGGAGGTCCTCACCGGCATCCCCACCGCGCCGCGCGCCCGCGACCTCGGCGAACTGGACGCCGTCCTCGCCGGCGCGGGCCCCCGGAAGCTGCACCTCTCCGCGTACCACCCCACCGGCACGGTCGCGGCCGGCTCCGATCCGGAACACTCCCCGGCCGACGCCACCGGACGGCTGCGGGGCGTCGCGGGCGTGCTGGTAGCCGACGCCTCCGTGCTGCCCGGCTGTCCTGAGGTGAACCCGCAGCTGAGCATCATGGCCGCCGCGCTGGCTGTCACCGAGGCGCATCTGGAGCGGTGA
- a CDS encoding ATP-binding protein, with protein MAPWRVRDLEDGDLDQVVRIWEEARDTPSDPAVTLAEVVSAIRTDAPAVVAAVGDRIVGAAVSSTAQERAWVLRLAIAREWRRHGIGSALLAALEERLSQAGVRRIGALLPEGEVGERAFLNSRYTQRPDLSYFEKVLSADSAEATILEQLGGAVPEAGLWQHIAGMDAEKTLIERRLVLPLEHPEAAERFQLVPPRAVVLFGPPGTGKTTFARAVASRLRWAFIEVFPYQLASDPHGVAAGLRQLFSRVAHLDRVVLFFDEAEEIASERRDPTTLAHRVTNELLKLIPQFRRGDRRLLICATNAVRSLDPAFLRPGRFDYLIPVGPPDADARRAIWTRYIGPDRLVGIDLEALVAESDRFTPADIEFAARTAAQSAFERHLADGSPSAGARAGLTDDYLRAVAQTRTTLTEEDIRAFDHDLRAAARV; from the coding sequence ATGGCTCCATGGCGGGTCCGGGACCTGGAGGACGGCGATCTCGACCAGGTGGTGCGCATCTGGGAGGAGGCGCGGGACACCCCCTCCGACCCGGCCGTGACGCTGGCCGAGGTGGTCAGCGCCATACGCACGGACGCTCCCGCCGTGGTCGCCGCGGTGGGGGACCGGATCGTCGGCGCGGCGGTGTCCTCGACCGCCCAGGAACGGGCGTGGGTGCTGCGGCTGGCCATCGCCCGCGAGTGGCGCAGACACGGCATCGGGTCCGCGCTTCTCGCGGCTCTGGAGGAGCGCCTCTCCCAGGCGGGTGTACGGCGTATCGGCGCCCTGCTGCCCGAGGGGGAGGTCGGCGAGCGGGCCTTTCTGAACTCCCGGTACACCCAGCGGCCCGACCTGAGCTACTTCGAGAAGGTGCTGTCCGCGGACTCGGCCGAGGCGACCATCCTGGAGCAGCTGGGCGGCGCGGTCCCGGAAGCGGGTCTGTGGCAGCACATCGCGGGCATGGACGCGGAGAAGACGCTGATCGAACGGCGCCTGGTGCTGCCGCTGGAGCACCCGGAGGCCGCGGAACGCTTCCAGCTGGTGCCGCCGCGCGCCGTGGTGCTGTTCGGCCCGCCGGGCACGGGCAAGACCACCTTCGCCCGAGCGGTGGCCTCCCGGCTGCGGTGGGCCTTCATCGAGGTCTTCCCGTACCAGCTCGCCTCCGATCCGCACGGCGTGGCCGCCGGCCTGCGCCAGCTGTTCTCCAGGGTGGCCCACCTCGACCGGGTGGTCCTCTTCTTCGACGAGGCCGAGGAGATCGCCTCCGAGCGCCGCGATCCCACCACCCTCGCCCACCGGGTGACCAACGAACTGCTCAAGCTCATCCCGCAGTTCCGGCGCGGCGACCGCCGGCTGCTGATCTGCGCCACCAACGCGGTCCGCAGTCTGGATCCCGCCTTCCTGCGGCCCGGAAGGTTCGACTACCTGATCCCGGTCGGACCGCCCGACGCCGACGCCCGGCGGGCCATCTGGACGCGCTACATCGGCCCCGACCGCCTCGTCGGCATCGACCTGGAGGCGCTCGTCGCCGAGAGCGACCGGTTCACCCCCGCCGACATCGAGTTCGCGGCACGCACCGCCGCGCAGAGCGCCTTCGAACGGCATCTGGCCGACGGTTCGCCGTCCGCAGGGGCGAGGGCCGGCCTCACCGACGACTATCTGCGGGCGGTGGCGCAGACCCGCACCACGCTCACGGAGGAGGACATCCGGGCCTTCGACCACGACCTTCGGGCGGCGGCCCGGGTGTGA
- a CDS encoding universal stress protein, whose protein sequence is MGTSDPAPRVVVGIDGSPSSYAALRWAVRHAGLIGATVDAVAAYELPGAHAWSAPAVDMEFDAEEAKRGLVEEVRKVLGETGETQVHERLVHGNPAEALLVAAEGAELLVVGSRGRGGFARMLLGSVSQQVSQHARCPVVIVRPDVNVSGTGAGTA, encoded by the coding sequence ATGGGCACGAGCGATCCGGCTCCCCGGGTGGTCGTGGGCATCGACGGCTCGCCCTCGTCGTACGCCGCGCTGCGCTGGGCCGTCCGGCATGCCGGCCTGATCGGGGCGACGGTCGACGCGGTGGCGGCGTACGAACTGCCGGGCGCGCACGCCTGGTCGGCCCCCGCGGTCGACATGGAGTTCGACGCCGAGGAGGCCAAGCGCGGCCTCGTGGAGGAGGTGCGGAAGGTCCTCGGCGAGACCGGTGAGACCCAGGTCCACGAGCGCCTGGTGCACGGCAACCCGGCCGAGGCCCTGCTCGTCGCCGCCGAGGGCGCCGAGCTCCTGGTGGTGGGTTCCCGAGGCCGAGGAGGATTCGCACGGATGCTCCTCGGATCGGTGAGCCAGCAGGTCAGCCAGCATGCGCGGTGCCCCGTGGTGATCGTCCGCCCGGACGTGAACGTGAGTGGCACCGGGGCCGGCACGGCCTGA